In the Ictalurus punctatus breed USDA103 chromosome 7, Coco_2.0, whole genome shotgun sequence genome, one interval contains:
- the dvl2 gene encoding segment polarity protein dishevelled homolog DVL-2: protein MAETKIIYHIDEEETPYLVKIPIAAEKITLLDFKQVLNKPNYKFFFKSMDQDFGVVKEEISDDNAKLPCFNGRVVSWLVSSDVPVAEPAPPPVEVRAQPSPPPPLPPPPAERTGGIGDSRPPSFHPNAAGSVETLDEQTETESVVSFRRERPRHRESMEHGSRMNGQSRMERHLAGYESATTVMSSELETTSFCDSDDDDTMSRFSSSTEQSTASRLLKRHRRRRKQRPPRLERASSFSSVTDSTMSLNIITVTLNMEKYNFLGISIVGQSNERGDGGIYIGSIMKGGAVAADGRIEPGDMLLQVNDINFENMSNDDAVRVLREIVHKPGPITLTVAKCWDPSPQGYFTLPRNEPIRPIDPAAWVSHSVAMTGAYPPYPGSTITSSSSVTETERFDEFNLSLHSDMASVAKAMASPESGLEVRDRMWLKITIPNAFLGSDVVEWLYHHIEGFQDRREARKYASNLLKAGFIRHTVNKITFSEQCYYIFGDFSDCENYMANLSLNDNDGSSGASDQDTLAPLPLPGATPWPLLHSFPYQYPHPYSSQPPPYHELSSYSYAPGSTGSQHSEGSRSSGSTRSEGERRRGSKSGSTVAGSTRDDKSPNGGGADSRSGSGSESEYSVRSSLRRDHGSATPSEHSHASQRSHHRPPPPHLTPYPPGIPIPYNPMMVMMVPQHPHPHPALGAPHPQTAGTPLHPGLPPPNNPGGPPGAPPTRDLASVPPELTASRQSFHLAMGNPSEFFVDVM from the exons AGTGGTCAAGGAAGAGATTTCTGATGACAACGCTAAGCTGCCCTGCTTTAATGGACGAGTGGTTTCCTGG cttGTCTCCTCAGATGTTCCTGTAGCAGAACCTGCACCACCTCCAGTGGAAGTCCGAGCTCAGCCgtcacctcctcctccccttccCCCTCCTCCAGCTGAGAGGACCGGAGGCATCGGAGACTCAAGACCTCCCTCATTCCA TCCGAACGCTGCAGGCAGTGTGGAGACGCTGGATGAACAGACAGAGACCGAGTCTGTCGTGTCCTTCAGGAGAGAGAGGCCTCGCCACAGAGAGAGCATGGAGCACG GGTCACGTATGAATGGCCAGTCCCGTATGGAGAGGCACTTGGCAGGTTATGAAAGTGCCACCACAGTGATGAGCAGTGAACTGGAAACTACTAGCTTCTGTGATTCAGATGATGATGACACCATGAGCAG GTTTAGTAGTTCAACAGAACAGAGCACTGCCTCGAGGCTGCTAAAGCGCCATCGCAGACGCAGGAAACAGCGTCCTCCAAGGCTGGAGAGG GCATCATCTTTCAGTAGTGTGACAGACTCAACTATGTCTCTGAATATCATCACAGTCACTCTCAACATGG AGAAGTATAATTTCCTGGGCATCAGTATTGTGGGACAGAGTAACGAGCGAGGCGATGGAGGCATCTATATTGGCTCCATAATGAAGGGAGGAGCAGTGGCTGCTGATGGGCGAATTGAACCTGGGGACATGCTGCTTCAG GTGAATGATATTAATTTTGAGAACATGAGCAATGATGATGCAGTCAGGGTACTACGGGAGATTGTGCACAAGCCAGG ACCTATCACTCTGACAGTGGCTAAATGCTGGGACCCCTCACCTCAAGGCTACTTTACACTTCCACGTA ATGAGCCTATCCGACCTATAGACCCTGCAGCCTGGGTCAGTCATTCAGTAGCCATGACGGGAGCATACCCGCCTTACCCAGGCAGTACAATCACATCCAGCTCATCCGTCACTGAGACTGAAC GTTTTGATGAGTTTAACCTGTCTCTTCACTCTGATATGGCAAGTGTGGCAAAGGCTATGGCCTCTCCTGAGTCAGGACTagaagtgagagacagaatgtgGCTAAAGATCACTATCCCTAATGCCTTCCTGG GCTCAGATGTGGTGGAGTGGCTCTACCATCACATAGAGGGATTTCAGGACCGCAGAGAGGCTCGTAAATATGCCAGTAACCTCCTGAAAGCTGGTTTCATTAGGCATACTGTCAATAAGATCACTTTCTCGGAGCAGTGCTACTACATCTTTGGAGACTTCAGTGACTGTGAGAACT ACATGGCCAACCTGTCTCTCAATGATAACGATGGTTCCAGTGGAGCTTCGGACCAAGACACACTAGCCCCTCTCCCATTACCAGGGGCAACACCATGGCCCCTGCTCCACTCTTTCCCATACCAGTACCCACACCCCTACTCAAGCCAGCCACCGCCGTACCATGAGCTTTCCAGCTACAGTTATGCCCCTGGCAGCACGGGAAGCCAGCACAGCGAGG GGAGTCGGAGCAGTGGATCCACTCGGAGTGAGGGTGAGAGGAGGAGGGGTAGTAAGAGTGGCAGCACTGTGGCTGGCAGCACCCGTGACGACAAATCTCCCAATGGGGGTGGAGCTGACTCACGCTCAGGCAGCGGCAGTGAATCTGAATACTCGGTGCGCAGTAGCCTAAGGAGGGACCATGGCTCAGCCACTCCAAGTGAGCACAGTCATGCTAGTCAGCGCTCACATCACCGGCCACCGCCCCCTCACCTCACTCCATACCCACCTGGCATTCCCATTCCATACAACCCtatgatggtaatgatggtaCCCCAGCACCCACATCCACACCCAGCGTTGGGAGCTCCTCATCCGCAAACAGCTGGCACGCCACTACACCCAGGCTTGCCTCCACCCAATAATCCTGGAGGACCTCCTGGAGCTCCACCCACACGTGACCTGGCCTCTGTCCCGCCTGAGCTCACAGCCTCTAGGCAGTCTTTCCACCTGGCCATGGGAAACCCCAGCGAGTTCTTTGTGGATGTCATGTAG